One window of Rasiella rasia genomic DNA carries:
- a CDS encoding translocation/assembly module TamB domain-containing protein, translated as MSKLKHYGRIKKLRKIIVRTIVIILLLLLIVVIVFSIPSVQTYVAKKVTTSLNETYGTDINIERLGLNWKGEVDIREVLINDHHADTLIYAKELQTNILSFRNLIAGDLGFGSIVLDEAKLYVKTYKDEESDNLYIFSEKFNTNPTAEVKPFSMFGNDIALTNSTVKITDENLENASVLFLKNVNLEADDFKITGPDVEAQIKALSLDADRGFTIKSAKGFFSYTEEAMTLKELDLQTENSAIRGTMVFNYGEDGLGDFVNGVTIDATFDNTKLATDDINTFYDEFGAEQIINVDGVFKGTMNDFTFTDTNLSVGATQLYGNYHIQNILNDDGYVISANNHTIRTSYYELRRFMPRILGDVLPNQLKDLGTVTFQGTTRITETDLTTRSGLTTAVGTADLDLEMANMSDIDRATYKGNVVLNKFNLGKIAGTTSLGRMTADLTFDGSGFSQKTVNTKVNGSISSFTFEDYTYQKIQVSGRLKNPIFDGDLIINDPNLKMEFKGLVDVSKEYNQYDFEADIEYAELNKLNLIKRDSVSVFSGRVIMDMDGTNINDLDGTVEFVQTFYQTENADFYFDDFLITSSFEGPVRTIEIKSPDIINGKISGEFLIEDIPNLFQNSIASIYTNYIPAEVTTNQYLNYEFEVYNKIVDVFVPELQLGDNTKVKGSVASDESKFQLDFRSPELLLYNNYLGNVNVQVDNDNPLFNTYISVDSVYTGVYDVTELSLINKTIKDTLFIRSEFKGGKEKEDLFNLSLYHTINPEGKSVVGVKKSDITYKENVWYINKDNNNLNKVTFDDNFKTVRIDSMVLNHENEYIEMAGELRDSLYKDIKVRFRDVNIGNLVPPVDSLRLKGNVNGRLNFLQKNGAYYPNSSVTIDNIDINDVAFGNLNLEIAGNENLSKYTINTTLTNDKVTSISARGEIDVEPTNPQINLNVILNEFNMQAFSPFGGDVVTNIRGLISGNARVSGSYKSPDILGRFNLEDSGLKIPFLNTDFNIDNNTQIDVTKNKFDIGTTVITDTKYNTTGTLSGFASHVNFSKWELDLNIDSDNILALDTPKSEDALYYGTAFISGTTDISGPVDELTIDVTATTEPNTSFKIPISDTQSLGEDTFITFLSPAEKEALINGEVIEEKELKGLSLNFDLDITDDAEVEVVVDQENNSKLTGKGIGTLLIRINTLGKFKMWGEYTVIEGIFDFRYGGLIQKKIGIVPGGFIVWEGNPERGRIDLTALYETDANPSVLLDNPSVNRKIPVNVLVDLSGELIQPEIDFRIEFPRTSSIVRSELEYKLQNREQREQQALFLVASDAFVDDNFGGAGAFTGTLVDRVSGLVNELFEDQDGKFKLGLDYSQGSRLPNQETADRFGITLSTNINERILINGKVGVPVGGVNESTVAGDIEVQWLVNEDGSLRINFFNRQADIQFIGEDQIFEQGAGISYSVDFDTFRELVNKLFNKKITLESEDEIPIIPDDNSVPIDFNNDGNKEDEE; from the coding sequence ATGTCAAAATTAAAACATTACGGCCGTATCAAAAAATTAAGGAAAATAATAGTTCGCACCATAGTAATAATCCTGTTGCTATTGCTTATCGTTGTTATTGTTTTTTCTATCCCGTCTGTGCAGACTTATGTTGCCAAAAAGGTAACCACTAGCCTAAACGAAACCTACGGAACCGATATTAATATTGAACGTTTAGGACTCAATTGGAAGGGAGAAGTTGATATACGAGAAGTACTTATTAACGATCACCATGCCGACACCCTTATCTATGCTAAAGAACTGCAAACCAATATACTTAGTTTTAGAAATTTAATTGCGGGAGACCTAGGATTTGGTAGTATCGTATTAGACGAGGCAAAGCTTTATGTAAAAACATACAAAGACGAAGAAAGTGATAATCTCTATATTTTTTCAGAAAAATTTAATACCAATCCTACTGCAGAGGTAAAGCCATTTTCTATGTTTGGTAACGACATAGCGCTTACCAACAGTACTGTAAAGATTACAGACGAAAATTTAGAAAATGCATCAGTTTTATTCTTAAAAAATGTAAATCTTGAAGCAGACGACTTTAAAATTACGGGTCCAGATGTTGAAGCCCAAATAAAGGCGTTGTCGCTAGATGCTGATAGAGGCTTTACTATTAAAAGTGCTAAAGGTTTCTTTTCGTATACTGAAGAAGCAATGACACTAAAGGAGCTTGACTTACAAACCGAAAATTCTGCCATTCGTGGTACTATGGTGTTTAACTACGGTGAGGATGGATTAGGAGACTTTGTGAATGGAGTAACCATAGACGCCACATTTGATAACACTAAGCTTGCTACAGACGATATCAACACATTTTATGATGAGTTTGGGGCTGAGCAAATAATTAACGTAGACGGTGTCTTTAAAGGCACGATGAATGATTTTACGTTTACAGATACTAATTTAAGTGTTGGAGCTACACAGCTCTACGGAAATTATCATATTCAGAATATATTGAATGACGATGGCTATGTGATATCAGCAAACAATCATACCATACGAACTAGTTACTATGAATTACGCCGATTTATGCCGCGTATTTTGGGTGATGTGCTGCCAAACCAACTGAAAGACCTAGGCACCGTTACTTTTCAGGGAACTACCAGAATTACTGAAACAGATCTTACTACAAGAAGTGGCTTGACTACAGCCGTAGGTACTGCAGACCTTGACCTTGAAATGGCCAACATGAGCGATATAGATCGCGCTACCTACAAGGGTAATGTAGTCTTAAATAAGTTTAACCTAGGGAAAATAGCTGGTACTACATCCTTAGGTCGTATGACGGCAGATTTAACTTTTGACGGTAGCGGATTTTCTCAAAAGACCGTGAATACCAAGGTGAACGGATCTATTAGCTCTTTTACTTTTGAAGATTATACCTATCAGAAAATTCAAGTTTCAGGACGTTTAAAGAACCCGATATTCGATGGGGATTTAATTATAAACGACCCAAATTTGAAAATGGAGTTTAAAGGATTGGTAGATGTAAGTAAGGAGTATAATCAATACGATTTTGAAGCCGATATCGAGTATGCAGAGCTTAACAAGCTTAATTTAATTAAAAGAGACAGTGTTTCTGTTTTTTCTGGTCGGGTAATAATGGACATGGATGGAACCAACATTAATGATTTAGACGGTACCGTAGAGTTTGTACAGACCTTTTATCAAACCGAAAATGCCGACTTCTATTTCGATGATTTTTTAATAACCTCTTCGTTTGAAGGACCAGTACGAACCATTGAAATTAAATCGCCAGACATAATAAATGGAAAGATTTCTGGTGAATTTTTAATTGAAGATATTCCAAATTTGTTTCAAAACAGTATCGCTAGTATTTATACCAACTATATTCCAGCAGAGGTCACCACCAATCAGTACCTCAACTACGAGTTTGAAGTTTACAATAAGATAGTAGATGTTTTTGTGCCTGAGCTTCAGTTAGGGGATAACACAAAAGTAAAGGGGTCTGTAGCCTCAGATGAGTCTAAATTTCAGTTAGATTTCCGTAGTCCAGAACTACTACTTTACAATAATTATTTAGGGAATGTGAATGTTCAGGTAGATAATGACAATCCGTTATTTAATACGTACATCTCTGTAGATTCGGTTTATACCGGAGTGTACGATGTAACAGAGCTAAGCTTAATTAATAAGACAATTAAAGATACCTTGTTTATACGTTCAGAATTTAAAGGAGGCAAAGAAAAGGAAGATCTTTTCAATCTTTCATTGTACCATACCATTAACCCAGAAGGGAAGTCTGTTGTGGGAGTTAAAAAATCTGATATTACGTATAAAGAAAATGTTTGGTATATAAATAAGGACAATAATAATCTTAACAAAGTAACCTTTGACGATAACTTTAAAACGGTTCGTATAGACTCTATGGTACTAAATCATGAGAATGAGTACATAGAAATGGCAGGAGAGCTACGAGATTCGTTGTATAAAGACATTAAGGTTAGGTTTAGAGATGTTAATATTGGTAATCTTGTACCTCCAGTAGATAGTCTTCGATTAAAAGGAAATGTAAATGGTAGGCTAAATTTCCTTCAGAAAAATGGCGCTTATTATCCTAATTCTTCGGTAACTATAGACAATATAGACATTAATGATGTTGCGTTTGGTAACTTGAATCTAGAAATCGCTGGAAACGAGAATCTTTCAAAATATACCATTAATACTACACTCACAAACGATAAGGTAACTTCTATAAGTGCGCGCGGCGAAATCGATGTCGAACCTACCAATCCGCAGATTAACCTCAATGTAATATTAAATGAATTTAACATGCAGGCTTTTAGTCCGTTTGGAGGAGACGTGGTTACTAACATAAGAGGTTTAATCTCCGGAAATGCACGTGTGTCTGGAAGCTATAAATCGCCCGACATTTTAGGACGTTTTAATCTTGAAGATAGCGGATTGAAAATACCGTTTCTTAATACCGATTTTAACATCGATAATAATACTCAAATAGATGTCACCAAGAATAAGTTTGACATTGGTACTACTGTAATTACAGACACTAAATATAACACCACAGGGACGCTAAGCGGTTTTGCATCTCATGTTAATTTTAGTAAGTGGGAACTTGATTTAAACATAGATAGTGATAATATTCTAGCCTTAGACACGCCAAAGTCTGAAGATGCACTGTATTACGGTACTGCTTTTATTAGTGGTACTACAGATATCTCAGGGCCTGTAGATGAACTAACAATTGATGTAACTGCTACAACAGAGCCCAATACTTCGTTTAAAATACCTATAAGCGACACCCAAAGTCTAGGCGAAGATACCTTTATCACATTTTTATCTCCTGCCGAAAAGGAAGCACTTATTAACGGGGAGGTAATAGAAGAAAAGGAGTTAAAAGGTTTGAGTCTAAATTTTGACCTCGATATTACCGACGATGCCGAAGTAGAGGTAGTGGTAGATCAAGAAAACAACTCTAAGCTTACTGGTAAAGGTATTGGTACGCTGTTGATTCGTATAAATACCCTCGGAAAGTTTAAAATGTGGGGGGAATATACGGTAATTGAAGGTATTTTCGATTTTAGGTATGGCGGACTTATACAAAAGAAGATTGGAATTGTACCTGGTGGTTTTATTGTATGGGAAGGAAATCCAGAGCGTGGTAGAATAGATTTAACAGCCTTGTATGAAACTGACGCAAACCCTTCTGTTTTGCTAGACAATCCTTCAGTAAATAGGAAAATCCCAGTGAATGTACTCGTAGACTTGTCTGGGGAGCTTATTCAGCCCGAAATTGATTTTAGAATTGAATTTCCTAGAACGAGCTCTATTGTACGATCTGAGTTAGAGTACAAGTTGCAAAATAGAGAACAAAGGGAGCAACAAGCGTTGTTTTTAGTTGCTTCAGATGCGTTTGTAGACGATAATTTTGGTGGGGCTGGCGCATTTACCGGAACGCTGGTAGATCGTGTATCTGGTTTGGTAAATGAACTTTTTGAAGATCAAGACGGAAAGTTTAAACTCGGTTTAGATTACTCTCAAGGTTCTAGGTTGCCAAATCAAGAAACAGCAGATCGTTTTGGAATTACACTATCTACGAATATAAACGAACGTATTTTAATTAACGGGAAAGTAGGAGTACCGGTTGGGGGCGTGAATGAAAGTACGGTAGCTGGCGATATTGAAGTGCAGTGGTTGGTTAATGAAGATGGAAGTTTACGCATTAACTTCTTTAATCGCCAAGCCGATATTCAGTTTATTGGGGAAGACCAAATATTCGAGCAAGGTGCTGGTATTTCATACTCTGTAGATTTTGATACATTTAGGGAGTTGGTAAATAAGCTTTTTAATAAAAAGATTACTTTAGAAAGTGAAGACGAAATACCTATCATTCCAGACGACAATTCTGTGCCTATTGATTTTAATAATGATGGCAATAAAGAAGACGAAGAGTAG
- the tsaD gene encoding tRNA (adenosine(37)-N6)-threonylcarbamoyltransferase complex transferase subunit TsaD, with amino-acid sequence MKTTNCYILGIESSCDDTAAAVINNGVVLSTIVATQEIHTEYGGVVPELASRAHQQNIVPVVHQALRKANIDKKQLQAIAFTSGPGLMGSLLVGTSFSKSLALGLDIPLIDVNHMQAHILAHFIKADGQTPPNFPFIALTISGGHTQIVKVTGYFEMEILGQTIDDAVGEAFDKSAKILGLPYPGGPLIDKYAQKGNPKAFSFPKPKVGPLDFSFSGLKTSVLYFIEKETAKNANFISENIEDICASLQHTIVSYLIDKLKNAVKQTGIKEIAIGGGVSANSGIRAALKDAEQRYGWTTYIPQFEYCTDNAAMIAMVGELKYKQEMFAEDTVVASARLKF; translated from the coding sequence TTGAAAACCACAAATTGTTACATTCTAGGTATTGAATCTTCGTGCGACGACACGGCAGCTGCTGTTATTAACAACGGCGTTGTGCTTAGCACTATTGTGGCAACACAAGAAATACATACCGAATACGGCGGTGTAGTTCCCGAACTTGCCTCTCGTGCGCATCAGCAAAATATTGTTCCCGTCGTTCATCAAGCGTTACGCAAAGCAAATATCGACAAAAAACAATTACAAGCCATAGCGTTTACAAGCGGTCCTGGTTTAATGGGATCCTTACTTGTAGGGACTTCATTTTCAAAGTCTTTAGCACTCGGATTAGACATTCCACTTATAGATGTAAATCATATGCAAGCGCATATTTTAGCACATTTTATCAAGGCAGATGGCCAGACACCTCCTAACTTTCCTTTTATCGCGTTAACTATTAGTGGCGGACATACACAAATTGTTAAAGTGACCGGTTATTTTGAAATGGAAATACTAGGACAAACCATAGATGATGCAGTGGGTGAAGCTTTCGACAAGTCGGCAAAAATACTGGGACTTCCCTATCCTGGTGGCCCATTAATAGACAAGTACGCACAAAAAGGAAATCCGAAAGCTTTTTCATTCCCTAAACCAAAGGTGGGACCATTAGATTTCAGTTTTAGTGGTTTAAAAACGTCTGTGCTTTATTTTATTGAAAAAGAAACGGCCAAGAATGCCAATTTTATTTCAGAGAATATCGAAGATATCTGCGCAAGTTTGCAGCACACTATTGTAAGTTACCTAATAGACAAGCTGAAAAACGCAGTGAAACAAACAGGTATTAAAGAAATCGCCATTGGCGGCGGGGTCTCTGCCAATAGTGGCATAAGAGCAGCTCTTAAAGACGCAGAACAGAGATATGGCTGGACTACGTACATTCCGCAATTTGAATATTGTACAGATAACGCTGCTATGATTGCCATGGTTGGCGAACTCAAATACAAGCAAGAGATGTTTGCAGAAGATACCGTTGTTGCTAGTGCGCGCCTAAAATTTTAA
- a CDS encoding TfoX/Sxy family protein → MNRSDELIYRLQTASIPWSSHISEKKMFGGHCFLFKGKMCFGETKERLMVRVVADKMEATLAMPNVRPMDFTGKPIKEMVFVSAEGYNTEEKLQHFIELGIEHAQWKSTQ, encoded by the coding sequence ATGAACCGCTCAGACGAACTAATCTATAGGCTACAAACCGCTTCCATACCATGGTCTTCGCATATTTCAGAAAAGAAGATGTTTGGTGGGCATTGTTTCCTTTTTAAGGGCAAAATGTGTTTTGGAGAAACTAAAGAACGTCTTATGGTACGTGTGGTAGCCGATAAAATGGAAGCAACACTAGCCATGCCTAATGTGCGCCCCATGGACTTTACAGGAAAGCCAATAAAAGAAATGGTCTTTGTGAGCGCCGAAGGATATAATACGGAAGAAAAACTACAGCATTTTATAGAACTTGGCATCGAGCATGCCCAATGGAAATCTACCCAATAA
- a CDS encoding 16S rRNA (uracil(1498)-N(3))-methyltransferase — protein MNLFYHPNSKPTDTEISFDKEESRHIGKVLRKQVGDILHTTNGNGSIFEAKLEVVTPKTCLASVLNVINYDAVPYNIHLAVAPTKLNDRYEWFLEKATEIGVSEITPIICDHSERKVIKSERYEKILQSAMKQSLKAYVPKLNAATPFSEFILKHANDEGIRCIAHCEETNKHSLKDILLPKTTVLICIGPEGDFSSSEIDKALQHNFTPVHLGNSRLRTETAAVVACHSVAFINET, from the coding sequence TTGAATTTATTTTACCACCCAAATAGCAAACCAACAGATACCGAAATCAGCTTTGATAAAGAAGAAAGCAGACACATTGGTAAAGTGCTTAGAAAGCAAGTAGGAGACATTTTACACACCACAAATGGCAACGGATCTATATTTGAAGCAAAACTTGAAGTAGTCACTCCTAAAACATGTCTTGCGAGTGTATTAAATGTAATTAATTACGATGCTGTTCCATATAATATTCACTTGGCAGTTGCACCTACCAAACTGAATGACAGATACGAGTGGTTTCTTGAAAAAGCAACAGAGATTGGCGTTTCAGAAATAACACCAATTATTTGCGATCATAGTGAACGTAAAGTCATTAAGTCTGAACGGTATGAGAAGATTTTACAGAGTGCTATGAAGCAGTCGCTTAAAGCATATGTACCAAAATTAAATGCTGCTACACCTTTTTCAGAATTTATCCTGAAACACGCAAATGATGAAGGCATACGCTGCATTGCTCACTGTGAAGAAACTAATAAGCATTCGTTAAAAGACATATTGTTACCCAAAACTACTGTTCTCATCTGTATTGGCCCAGAAGGCGACTTCTCCTCTTCAGAAATAGACAAGGCCTTGCAACACAATTTTACCCCCGTCCATCTTGGAAACTCTAGGTTGCGAACAGAAACTGCAGCCGTCGTTGCCTGCCATAGTGTTGCCTTTATCAATGAAACATAA
- a CDS encoding DUF4159 domain-containing protein, with the protein MKLLSIIAILLCTLGANAQKVAVLKYGGGGDWYGNPTALPNLAQFCNEKINTVIDATTETVAPGSIDIFDYAFLHMTGHGNVFFTAEEAENLRNYLMSGGFLHIDDNYGMDEYLRKELVKLFPDKELKELPGNHPIFSYHYKFPQGLPKIHEHDNARPQAFGITHEGRLLLLYTFESDLGDGWEDQEIHNDPQEIRLKALQMGANIVKYAFEH; encoded by the coding sequence ATGAAATTATTATCAATTATCGCCATTTTACTATGTACCTTGGGTGCCAATGCGCAAAAAGTAGCTGTTCTAAAATATGGCGGTGGTGGCGATTGGTACGGCAATCCTACTGCGCTACCCAACCTAGCTCAATTTTGTAACGAGAAGATTAATACTGTCATAGATGCCACTACGGAAACCGTTGCGCCTGGGAGTATCGATATTTTCGATTATGCCTTTTTACACATGACAGGTCACGGAAATGTTTTTTTTACTGCAGAAGAAGCTGAAAATCTAAGAAATTATTTGATGAGCGGCGGATTCCTTCATATAGACGACAATTATGGGATGGATGAATATCTTCGGAAAGAGTTAGTGAAGCTTTTCCCCGATAAAGAATTGAAAGAGTTACCGGGTAACCATCCTATATTTTCATATCATTATAAATTTCCACAGGGATTGCCTAAAATACACGAACACGATAATGCCCGCCCACAGGCGTTTGGTATTACTCACGAAGGCAGGCTACTACTACTCTACACTTTTGAAAGTGACCTTGGAGATGGTTGGGAAGATCAAGAAATTCACAACGACCCACAAGAAATACGCCTTAAAGCACTTCAGATGGGTGCAAATATTGTAAAATACGCCTTCGAACATTAA
- a CDS encoding TrmH family RNA methyltransferase, translating into MLQHNHKSTPFSEEKNDLILVCDNLQSPANIGAIFRLCDAFGVKKILSNVAFDMSSNRLKRTSRNTEKHIPFEITESLPARVVQLQQQGYVTIALEIATASIALPNLSLQSKQKIVLIIGNEKHGVSEELLSISDITTHIQMYGQNSSMNVAQATAIALYELTKH; encoded by the coding sequence ATGCTTCAACACAATCATAAATCAACTCCCTTTTCCGAAGAAAAAAATGACCTTATCCTTGTTTGCGATAATTTGCAATCACCAGCGAATATCGGTGCTATCTTTAGACTATGTGACGCTTTCGGCGTAAAAAAGATTCTATCTAACGTTGCGTTCGACATGTCCTCTAACCGACTCAAGCGAACATCTAGAAATACTGAAAAGCACATCCCTTTTGAAATAACTGAAAGTTTACCAGCACGTGTTGTACAGCTACAACAGCAAGGGTATGTAACCATTGCCTTGGAAATCGCTACAGCGAGTATTGCACTTCCAAACCTATCATTGCAGAGCAAACAGAAGATTGTGTTAATTATTGGCAACGAAAAGCATGGTGTGTCTGAAGAGCTACTCAGTATTTCAGATATTACTACCCACATACAAATGTATGGCCAAAACAGCAGTATGAATGTTGCACAGGCAACAGCTATTGCTTTATACGAGTTAACAAAACATTGA
- a CDS encoding AI-2E family transporter, with amino-acid sequence MKLTAKIISMGLLRTLAILGLIVVFLWFIFKIKVLILYMGIAAVISLIGRPFVLFLKRKLKFGNTFASFLTLLGVISFVSLLLYIFVPIVVEQSKSIAEIDFDMVKKDLNELNIQASDYLGVEKINLVEAIKKTPAVENFDVELIPSFIDIFFKNAADFVIGLFAVLFLSFFLLKDEQLIPNAVMAFAKKGREKRFLSVLIKIKELLSRYFIGLVFQITILSLFYTLLLLIFGIENALAIALICAFLNIVPYLGPLIAWVLMLLIVVSNNLGADFSSELLPTLGYVTLGYAIAQIFDNLVSQPVIFGKSVKSHPLEIFIVILIGGYLFGIPGMILAVPTYTSIKVVAKEFLSEYKIVKRLTKDL; translated from the coding sequence ATGAAACTAACCGCCAAGATTATCTCTATGGGATTACTACGCACCCTTGCTATTCTAGGGTTAATAGTGGTGTTTCTGTGGTTTATCTTTAAGATTAAAGTTCTAATTCTTTATATGGGCATTGCAGCGGTTATTTCCCTGATAGGAAGACCATTTGTATTGTTTTTAAAACGAAAGTTAAAGTTTGGCAACACTTTCGCTTCCTTTTTAACGCTTTTAGGCGTGATAAGCTTTGTGTCTTTGTTGTTGTACATTTTTGTGCCTATTGTTGTAGAACAAAGCAAGAGCATAGCCGAAATAGATTTTGACATGGTTAAAAAAGACTTGAATGAATTAAATATTCAGGCAAGCGACTATCTTGGTGTAGAAAAAATAAACCTGGTTGAGGCCATTAAAAAAACTCCTGCGGTAGAGAATTTTGATGTGGAGCTAATTCCTAGTTTTATCGATATCTTCTTTAAAAATGCAGCCGACTTCGTTATTGGGCTTTTCGCGGTTCTATTTTTGTCTTTCTTCTTGCTGAAAGACGAACAACTTATACCAAACGCGGTGATGGCATTTGCAAAAAAGGGTCGTGAAAAACGGTTTCTTTCAGTACTCATTAAAATTAAAGAATTGTTATCACGATATTTTATCGGACTGGTGTTCCAGATTACCATTTTATCATTATTCTACACCTTACTACTTCTAATTTTTGGTATTGAAAACGCCTTAGCGATTGCACTTATTTGTGCCTTTTTAAATATAGTGCCCTATTTGGGTCCATTAATAGCTTGGGTACTTATGCTCCTAATTGTGGTATCAAACAACCTTGGCGCAGATTTTTCGTCAGAGCTCTTACCAACGCTCGGCTACGTTACCCTAGGCTATGCAATAGCGCAAATATTTGACAATCTGGTAAGTCAGCCCGTTATCTTCGGAAAAAGCGTTAAATCACACCCCTTAGAGATATTTATAGTAATCTTAATTGGTGGATACTTGTTTGGAATTCCGGGGATGATTTTGGCGGTACCAACATATACTAGTATTAAAGTAGTGGCCAAAGAATTTCTTTCAGAATACAAAATCGTAAAAAGACTCACTAAAGATTTATAA
- a CDS encoding THUMP-like domain-containing protein, translated as MNEALLHTDVQEFIFQYEEDLSKLAFAGSKFPAVSTQELLEQLQSRRAIKKKLPLWYHKMGVIYPPKLNLEQTSSEITAQYKAKLCSGTSLADLTGGFGVDTFYFSRRFQEVAHFEINKSLSEIASHNFNLLGQSNISCHTVDGLQGVTESEFDVLYIDPSRRNESKGKVFLLEDCEPNVPKHLQFLLSRSKTILIKTSPMLDISVGIKELEKVTEIHVVAVNNEVKELLWLIDERADTNPKIITANVTTDGPAIFSFNHKASFNTTYKNPQKFLYEPNAAILKAGGFQYISEHYAVAKLHQHSHLFTNQSLIEFPGRRFRIEKILPYTKKDMRRGITFDTANITTRNFPESVATLRKKWKIKEGGERYLFFTTLENEDKILLICAKV; from the coding sequence TTGAACGAAGCACTTTTACATACCGATGTTCAAGAATTTATTTTTCAATACGAAGAAGACCTCTCAAAACTAGCATTTGCAGGATCGAAATTTCCTGCAGTATCCACACAAGAATTACTGGAACAACTGCAAAGTAGACGAGCGATTAAGAAGAAATTACCTCTTTGGTATCATAAAATGGGGGTTATCTACCCTCCTAAGCTCAATTTGGAGCAAACGTCTTCTGAAATTACCGCTCAATATAAAGCCAAACTGTGCTCCGGTACGTCGTTGGCAGATCTAACAGGCGGTTTTGGCGTAGACACCTTCTATTTTTCGCGAAGATTTCAGGAAGTAGCTCATTTTGAAATTAATAAATCTCTATCTGAAATTGCGAGCCATAATTTCAATTTATTAGGACAATCTAATATTAGCTGCCATACCGTAGACGGACTTCAAGGCGTGACAGAATCTGAATTTGATGTGCTCTATATCGACCCTTCGCGTAGAAACGAATCGAAAGGAAAGGTGTTTTTGCTTGAAGATTGCGAACCTAACGTTCCAAAACACCTGCAATTTCTTTTAAGTCGAAGCAAGACCATTCTTATTAAAACATCTCCAATGCTGGATATTTCAGTAGGGATAAAAGAATTAGAAAAGGTTACTGAAATACACGTAGTAGCGGTAAACAATGAGGTAAAAGAGTTATTATGGCTTATAGATGAGCGTGCAGATACAAATCCAAAAATAATTACAGCAAATGTTACTACAGATGGTCCAGCTATTTTTTCTTTTAATCACAAAGCATCTTTCAACACAACGTATAAGAATCCTCAAAAGTTTTTATATGAGCCAAATGCGGCCATACTAAAAGCTGGAGGGTTTCAATATATTTCAGAACACTATGCTGTTGCTAAGTTGCATCAGCATAGTCATTTATTTACAAACCAATCGCTGATAGAATTTCCTGGAAGACGGTTTCGTATTGAAAAAATACTTCCCTATACCAAAAAAGACATGCGTCGTGGCATTACTTTTGATACTGCCAATATCACCACACGTAATTTCCCCGAAAGTGTCGCAACACTTCGTAAAAAATGGAAAATAAAAGAAGGGGGTGAACGGTATTTGTTTTTTACCACGCTTGAAAATGAAGATAAAATCTTGTTAATTTGCGCAAAAGTTTAA
- a CDS encoding DUF3124 domain-containing protein: protein MRINFLFVIVILLCFSCREQRKLSSTDPINWEKRMLKSNPTDSLENGSTFLSIYSQIFMRTEQDYVDLTATVSLHNPNIADTLFVNRAVYYNTAGEAIRTYFDKTIYVRPLETVQIVIDGVDNEGGTGANFIFDWQMHPKSIAPLFEAVMLSTYGQQGISFVTEGKRIK from the coding sequence ATGCGAATTAACTTTTTATTTGTTATTGTTATACTACTCTGTTTTTCTTGCCGAGAGCAACGAAAACTTAGCTCTACAGATCCTATAAACTGGGAAAAGCGAATGCTTAAATCCAACCCAACAGATTCACTCGAGAATGGCAGTACATTTTTGTCTATCTATTCTCAAATATTTATGAGAACAGAACAAGATTATGTAGATCTTACCGCAACTGTAAGTCTTCACAACCCAAATATTGCAGATACACTATTTGTTAATCGAGCTGTGTATTACAATACGGCAGGAGAGGCAATTAGAACGTATTTCGACAAAACTATTTATGTGAGACCGTTAGAAACAGTTCAAATTGTTATAGACGGAGTTGATAACGAAGGCGGCACGGGCGCCAATTTTATATTCGATTGGCAAATGCACCCAAAATCTATTGCTCCCTTGTTTGAAGCGGTAATGCTCTCTACTTATGGGCAACAAGGTATTTCATTTGTAACCGAAGGCAAACGGATTAAATAG